From Paraflavitalea devenefica, the proteins below share one genomic window:
- a CDS encoding discoidin domain-containing protein — translation MKKLLYIMLAGLFFACTKEEAGPATPSDLSNLTGEPRVGGVLLKWNKPADSNFLYVEVRYQRNDETRTVKVSRFTDSVLIDGLLNKYEYSFEVQAFNAISGSHAGGKVLAVGPIRPVRRPVAVAYLQDQLTKLTVTDPMIETYTQETSEGYKQNLVDGDRLTYWHTAWSANVAPLPHWVKISFAEAAKLGAIKYYFRNNNTQSGRPTQFSVETSEDGLTWTKQWTSQAGLSVTTPVTEERLLAFDKNYSAKFFRINIEASFNNTTWIALGDMSFHAMGEKITDLETVAEDNY, via the coding sequence ATGAAAAAGCTATTATATATCATGCTTGCAGGTTTATTTTTTGCCTGTACCAAAGAAGAAGCAGGCCCTGCAACTCCTTCCGACCTCTCAAACCTTACCGGCGAGCCAAGGGTTGGCGGTGTTTTATTAAAATGGAACAAACCGGCAGACAGCAATTTTCTCTATGTGGAAGTGCGATACCAGCGGAACGATGAAACAAGGACGGTGAAAGTAAGCCGGTTTACCGACTCTGTATTGATTGATGGCTTGCTGAATAAATATGAATATTCATTTGAGGTGCAGGCTTTCAATGCCATCAGCGGTAGTCATGCGGGCGGTAAAGTGCTGGCAGTAGGCCCTATAAGGCCTGTGCGCCGCCCGGTGGCTGTTGCTTATCTCCAGGACCAGTTGACCAAACTCACTGTAACAGACCCTATGATTGAAACCTACACGCAGGAAACATCTGAGGGGTATAAGCAAAACCTCGTTGACGGCGACAGGCTTACCTATTGGCATACTGCCTGGTCGGCCAATGTTGCCCCCTTACCCCATTGGGTAAAGATCAGTTTTGCCGAAGCTGCCAAATTGGGCGCTATTAAATATTATTTCAGAAATAATAATACCCAAAGCGGCAGGCCGACACAGTTTTCTGTAGAAACAAGTGAGGACGGGCTTACCTGGACAAAACAATGGACCTCACAAGCCGGCTTGTCGGTCACTACACCGGTTACAGAAGAAAGGCTGCTGGCGTTTGACAAAAATTATTCTGCTAAATTTTTCCGCATAAACATTGAAGCCAGCTTTAACAACACTACCTGGATAGCACTTGGTGACATGAGCTTCCACGCCATGGGAGAAAAGATCACTGATCTTGAAACAGTAGCGGAAGATAATTATTGA